A genomic segment from Acidobacteriota bacterium encodes:
- a CDS encoding response regulator, translating to MLWGDTASKPDISSGQFEITVNGESHATIAFATTEPVADLIVHLPVEVFETPAEILSVLAGKRMAVIGFENSEADKILKTFTPTQISSTVLEWAEVLPQSESLRQHDAFVLNFPSKNNDAVWLKLSDLSRVKKPIICIGHAALLLQRAHKIRDYVSEFLITPVREEELLLRLYNALSAVVTETAGQTVAKNATVKVVLADDDPTTVTLVSTILRKYDIECHIAQNGQEVVDLCKAVQPDAAIFDISLPYIDGFEVLKLLKNDATTFEIPVILLTARKQETDIMRAFALGTEDYITKPFNPMELIARLKRLLKLPA from the coding sequence ATGCTTTGGGGAGATACAGCGTCAAAACCTGATATATCATCCGGGCAATTTGAAATTACGGTAAACGGCGAGAGCCATGCAACCATCGCGTTTGCGACAACCGAACCGGTTGCTGACCTCATCGTTCATCTTCCCGTCGAAGTTTTTGAAACCCCTGCCGAAATTTTATCCGTGCTTGCGGGCAAAAGAATGGCGGTCATCGGTTTTGAAAATTCCGAAGCGGACAAAATTTTAAAAACCTTTACGCCTACGCAAATTTCTTCAACCGTTCTGGAGTGGGCAGAGGTGTTGCCGCAATCGGAATCGCTGCGCCAACACGATGCGTTTGTCTTGAATTTTCCCAGCAAAAATAATGATGCCGTATGGTTGAAACTGAGCGATTTATCGAGGGTGAAAAAGCCGATTATCTGCATCGGACACGCCGCGCTGCTTTTGCAACGGGCGCATAAAATCAGAGACTATGTGAGCGAATTTTTAATCACCCCGGTGCGCGAAGAAGAATTGTTGCTGCGCCTTTACAATGCCCTGTCAGCCGTTGTCACTGAAACTGCGGGTCAAACGGTTGCGAAAAATGCAACGGTTAAAGTTGTACTCGCCGATGATGACCCGACGACGGTTACGCTGGTTTCAACGATTTTAAGAAAATACGACATCGAATGTCACATCGCGCAAAACGGGCAGGAGGTGGTTGATTTGTGTAAAGCCGTGCAACCCGACGCCGCCATCTTTGACATCAGTTTGCCGTACATTGATGGGTTTGAAGTTTTGAAATTATTGAAAAATGATGCAACAACCTTTGAAATTCCGGTCATCTTGTTGACCGCGCGAAAACAGGAAACCGATATTATGCGAGCTTTTGCTTTGGGTACGGAAGATTACATTACCAAACCATTCAATCCGATGGAACTCATTGCCCGACTCAAACGACTGTTAAAACTGCCTGCATAA
- a CDS encoding HEAT repeat domain-containing protein: MQVAKLTTKAMIWFKTMLVAGVYVIAIAMVFAKVFSKTPDTLPFLIALSFLAVQTGAIVALIAVVIYKRVFAEIKAKRERKILPVIRELLAAHTLGDDRLAELRELNGDYPDEVEQSLAHFLTSFTGEARDRISELAVNLGLLRRWVKRSKSFNPARREEAILRIGQLTCDEASDLLFAALKDDEPGARTEAYRALIRSEQPDRIAQVFPFIASESLLVRALLVDELQPHALFLIKAVIPELISSNDAKKIMATFELIGAWKNILPLADVFHLLDHSEPEVRAKALRALSYTMAGEELEIRIINAFEDEHHEVKIAAAYAAARLKIEQALEKLEHCLQDAREEVRRAAAYALAQLGAKGTAVLEREMLSANHYTASTALEMLERVYIDRCEVV; encoded by the coding sequence ATGCAAGTTGCAAAACTGACCACAAAAGCCATGATCTGGTTTAAAACCATGCTGGTCGCAGGCGTGTACGTCATTGCCATCGCAATGGTTTTCGCCAAAGTATTTTCCAAAACCCCTGACACCTTGCCCTTTCTGATTGCGCTTTCATTTTTGGCGGTGCAGACCGGCGCTATCGTGGCGTTGATTGCCGTGGTTATTTACAAAAGAGTGTTTGCGGAAATCAAAGCGAAACGTGAACGGAAAATTTTACCGGTCATTCGTGAACTGCTGGCAGCGCATACGCTCGGCGATGACCGTTTGGCGGAACTCCGAGAACTGAATGGCGATTACCCGGATGAGGTCGAACAGAGTCTTGCGCACTTTCTCACCTCATTTACCGGCGAAGCGCGAGACCGCATTTCCGAACTGGCAGTGAATCTGGGGCTTTTGCGACGATGGGTAAAGCGCAGTAAATCGTTCAATCCGGCGCGTCGCGAAGAGGCGATACTCAGAATCGGACAGTTGACCTGCGATGAAGCGAGCGACCTGCTGTTTGCCGCGCTGAAAGATGACGAACCGGGCGCGCGCACGGAAGCCTATCGCGCCTTGATTCGGTCGGAACAGCCTGACCGCATCGCGCAAGTATTTCCCTTCATCGCCAGTGAATCACTGCTTGTACGGGCATTGCTGGTTGACGAACTGCAACCGCACGCGCTCTTTTTAATCAAAGCAGTCATCCCCGAATTGATTTCCTCAAACGATGCGAAAAAAATCATGGCGACGTTTGAATTGATTGGCGCGTGGAAAAATATTCTGCCGCTTGCTGATGTCTTTCATCTGCTCGACCATTCCGAACCCGAAGTCCGCGCCAAAGCCTTGCGGGCGCTCTCTTACACGATGGCTGGCGAAGAGTTGGAAATCCGTATCATCAACGCCTTTGAAGATGAACACCACGAAGTCAAAATCGCTGCCGCTTACGCTGCCGCAAGACTAAAAATCGAACAGGCGCTCGAAAAATTAGAACATTGTTTGCAGGATGCCCGTGAAGAAGTTCGCCGCGCCGCTGCCTATGCGCTCGCCCAACTGGGCGCGAAAGGCACGGCGGTGCTTGAACGCGAAATGCTCTCCGCCAATCACTATACCGCGTCAACGGCGCTTGAAATGCTTGAGCGCGTCTACATAGACCGATGTGAGGTCGTATGA
- a CDS encoding glycosyltransferase: MMLLEFNINFYKIFNFFEYFIILYVGLIAVIYFLMMTLGYFGLRNYRARFKRDELEALLKSPLLPQVAILAPAYNEAATCRDSVRAMLKLHYPNHEVIVINDGSKDDTLNILIEEFRLYRSSRVASDAIVTKPIKAIYESRDPIRLVVIDKENGGKADSLNAGLNVARASLVCAVDADSLLESDALLLSVKPFLEEPDKTIAVGGTIRIANGCSVEHGKITRVVAPNSMLAKFQAVEYMRAFLGGRVAFSFINALLIISGAFGVFRRDAMLAIGGFYPDTVGEDMELVVRLHRTWREMKKDYRIVFIPEPVCWTEVPEKLKILHRQRNRWQRGTVDSLWFHRKMMFNPKYGVIGTFAFPYFLMFEMFGPAVEATGYFLTVIGLFLNIISWKAAFLFFLVSVVFGILLSVSAFILEELTLRRYPTLKDASKLFIAAIIENFGFRQLMTLWRAEGLIDGIRRKQGWGAMERKGFQATQAIQQPTAAPPNPLP; the protein is encoded by the coding sequence ATGATGCTGCTGGAATTCAATATCAACTTTTACAAAATATTCAATTTCTTTGAGTATTTCATCATTCTGTATGTCGGTCTCATCGCGGTTATCTATTTTTTAATGATGACGCTTGGCTATTTCGGATTGCGCAATTATCGCGCGCGATTCAAACGCGATGAACTGGAAGCCTTGTTGAAATCGCCCCTGTTGCCGCAGGTCGCCATTCTCGCGCCGGCATATAACGAAGCCGCAACCTGTCGCGACAGTGTGCGCGCCATGCTCAAGTTGCATTATCCGAATCACGAAGTCATCGTCATTAACGACGGTTCCAAAGATGACACCCTGAACATTCTCATCGAAGAGTTTCGCCTGTATCGTTCGAGTCGCGTGGCATCGGATGCCATCGTCACCAAACCGATTAAAGCGATTTACGAATCCCGCGACCCCATTCGCCTGGTGGTGATTGATAAAGAAAATGGCGGCAAAGCCGATTCCTTGAATGCCGGATTGAATGTTGCGCGCGCCTCGCTGGTTTGCGCCGTGGATGCCGATTCACTGCTTGAATCGGATGCTTTGCTGCTTTCCGTAAAACCTTTTCTGGAAGAGCCTGATAAAACCATCGCGGTTGGTGGAACGATTCGCATCGCCAACGGTTGTTCCGTCGAACATGGGAAAATCACCCGCGTGGTTGCGCCCAATTCGATGCTTGCCAAATTTCAAGCCGTCGAATATATGCGGGCATTTTTAGGCGGGCGCGTGGCATTCAGTTTCATCAATGCATTGTTGATTATCTCAGGCGCGTTCGGGGTTTTTCGCCGTGATGCGATGCTGGCGATTGGCGGATTTTATCCCGACACGGTTGGCGAAGATATGGAACTGGTGGTGCGACTCCACAGAACCTGGCGCGAAATGAAAAAGGATTATCGCATCGTGTTTATTCCTGAGCCGGTGTGTTGGACGGAAGTGCCTGAGAAATTAAAAATCCTGCATCGCCAGCGCAATCGCTGGCAACGCGGCACCGTTGATAGTCTCTGGTTTCATCGCAAAATGATGTTCAATCCGAAATACGGGGTGATTGGCACCTTTGCTTTTCCCTATTTTCTGATGTTTGAAATGTTCGGTCCAGCGGTTGAAGCGACCGGTTATTTTCTGACGGTTATCGGGCTTTTTTTGAACATCATTTCCTGGAAAGCGGCGTTTCTGTTTTTTCTGGTTTCGGTGGTCTTCGGTATTCTGCTCTCCGTCAGTGCATTTATTCTTGAAGAACTCACGTTGCGTCGCTATCCAACACTCAAAGATGCAAGCAAACTGTTCATTGCCGCCATCATTGAAAATTTCGGGTTTCGCCAACTGATGACCCTGTGGCGAGCCGAAGGGTTGATTGATGGCATCCGTCGCAAACAGGGGTGGGGGGCAATGGAACGCAAAGGATTTCAAGCTACACAAGCCATTCAACAACCGACCGCTGCGCCGCCAAACCCGCTACCGTAG
- a CDS encoding pitrilysin family protein — protein sequence MKMKKALSGNLSLALLLLIAIQISGVAQRPQKNQTAPTKKTTVIEAWRKQPPPQVPPRPLKLPNQREVKLDNGLTLILIPDHRIPMVSVNLGIPVGDINDPPNLTGLAETTAALITEGSGNRTSVEIDREVETLGAQLSAASYEDYTEIMTTVIAENLERMLEVFSDAVLHPSFPENEVALYKKNRVESLTVQRQEPSFLVARQFYKAIYGAHPYANSTPTPESIAAIDRAKIASFHKSYYTPTNSILVVTGDFDATKIQGKLEALFGKWQSADSQTATLPAMPESTKRKIYLIDRAASEQADFRIGSLGVARADADFFPLLVANAILGDGTSSRLFLNLREKKGFTYDVSSSVAAPRQRGVFFGASETRTAVTLAAIKEMLAEFERLRRVPVSAADLQNAKNYLNGYFSLSLSTQGGITDRIVTYRMLGLPKTILETYRERVEAVTAEQIQQAAQKYIQTNDAIIIVVGDAAKLGAQLAELGTVEVLNLEGKFVKRIEPRKRLR from the coding sequence ATGAAGATGAAGAAAGCGTTATCTGGCAACCTGAGCCTTGCGTTACTTTTGCTTATCGCTATCCAGATAAGCGGCGTTGCACAACGCCCGCAAAAAAACCAAACCGCTCCGACTAAAAAAACCACCGTCATTGAAGCCTGGCGCAAACAGCCGCCGCCGCAGGTTCCGCCACGTCCTTTGAAATTACCCAATCAGCGTGAAGTCAAACTTGATAACGGACTGACACTGATTTTAATTCCCGACCATCGCATTCCGATGGTTAGTGTCAACCTGGGGATTCCGGTTGGTGACATCAACGACCCGCCCAACCTCACGGGACTTGCTGAAACTACCGCTGCGCTCATCACCGAAGGCTCTGGCAATCGTACCAGTGTAGAAATCGACCGCGAAGTTGAAACCCTGGGCGCGCAACTATCCGCCGCGTCTTATGAAGATTACACGGAAATCATGACCACGGTGATTGCCGAAAACCTTGAACGCATGCTTGAGGTATTCAGCGATGCCGTTTTGCATCCGAGTTTTCCTGAAAACGAAGTTGCGCTCTACAAAAAAAATCGCGTTGAAAGTTTAACCGTGCAACGACAGGAGCCGTCGTTTCTCGTCGCCCGGCAATTTTATAAAGCCATTTATGGCGCGCACCCTTACGCCAACTCAACGCCTACGCCGGAATCTATCGCGGCGATTGACCGCGCAAAAATCGCAAGCTTTCACAAAAGCTATTACACCCCGACCAATTCCATATTGGTTGTGACAGGTGACTTTGATGCGACGAAAATCCAGGGCAAACTAGAAGCGCTTTTCGGCAAATGGCAATCCGCCGATTCGCAAACCGCGACATTGCCAGCGATGCCCGAATCCACGAAACGCAAAATTTATCTGATTGACCGCGCCGCATCCGAACAAGCCGATTTTCGCATCGGCAGTTTAGGCGTGGCGCGCGCCGACGCAGATTTTTTCCCGCTGCTGGTCGCGAACGCGATTTTAGGTGATGGGACAAGTTCCCGACTTTTTTTGAATTTGCGCGAGAAGAAAGGTTTCACTTATGACGTGTCGAGTTCGGTCGCGGCTCCGCGCCAGCGCGGCGTCTTTTTCGGCGCAAGTGAGACCCGAACCGCTGTGACTCTTGCAGCAATCAAAGAGATGCTCGCGGAATTTGAACGCCTGCGTAGAGTCCCCGTAAGCGCCGCTGACTTGCAAAACGCCAAGAATTATTTGAACGGTTATTTTTCGCTTTCGCTTTCAACCCAGGGCGGCATCACCGACCGCATCGTCACCTATCGAATGCTCGGACTGCCGAAAACTATTCTGGAAACCTATCGTGAGCGCGTTGAAGCCGTCACTGCCGAACAAATCCAGCAAGCCGCGCAAAAATATATTCAAACCAATGATGCAATTATTATTGTGGTCGGCGATGCGGCGAAACTCGGCGCGCAACTCGCCGAACTCGGCACTGTCGAGGTGCTCAATCTTGAAGGGAAATTCGTCAAACGTATAGAGCCGCGAAAACGGCTACGGTAG